The Virgibacillus phasianinus genome includes a window with the following:
- a CDS encoding response regulator transcription factor, whose translation MSLTLNRQMHLMFCNGLELVKLYKQPILNEWDRILVQLQKAEKKSGRSTKMTIDFFSEHLFNLTINESMEVSLKGKIPDSLQTNQFVINLLENAVHKVIQSKKLQSHQDYQAIQYLFSMLSEYILTQPNYEQFTIGSFLKNLVSSNQLPIEWAAILTKRNDKFFVEQWFNNLSQSLFLENDEKTADSIYNLSELLLGEMPKEKQENYTVLPIPYENGTLLICTLRENASHSIPFITYALQVFQNGKESLIATKEEQQWKDSVIMFNENIMRSQTFNEACENITEGFVNYLPFERCALFSYSMNDQIGVGLFGHRLNNKAIQSITEEIGNLPVIQDSLQILQVFAQNMNYLQPVYVKDASLGFPEQYIKQFELQSVVIAPIFTSAHKLLGAAILDQGAGKEFKISQDTFSALIKFGQSAGEILQKYHIENPKQSKTEAIHFSPREIEVLKLMAEGASTSEAANSLNLSEYTVRDYISAIMQKMEAKNRTEAVARAIRDGQI comes from the coding sequence ATGTCCCTTACATTAAATCGGCAGATGCATCTCATGTTTTGTAATGGTCTTGAACTTGTAAAATTATATAAACAACCTATCCTAAATGAATGGGACAGGATTCTGGTCCAACTCCAAAAAGCAGAAAAAAAGTCGGGCAGGAGCACTAAAATGACAATTGATTTCTTTTCGGAGCATTTATTTAATCTGACTATCAATGAATCTATGGAGGTTTCCTTGAAGGGGAAAATTCCGGATTCATTACAAACCAATCAATTTGTCATTAACCTGTTGGAAAATGCTGTACATAAAGTAATTCAATCGAAAAAGCTACAATCCCATCAGGATTACCAGGCAATTCAGTATTTATTTTCAATGTTGAGTGAATATATCTTAACCCAGCCTAATTATGAACAATTTACAATCGGGTCCTTCCTTAAGAATCTAGTATCCTCCAATCAGCTTCCAATTGAATGGGCAGCCATTTTGACTAAGCGAAATGATAAATTTTTTGTTGAACAATGGTTTAATAATCTAAGTCAGTCCCTGTTTCTTGAAAACGATGAAAAGACAGCAGATAGCATATATAACCTATCGGAACTATTACTTGGGGAAATGCCCAAGGAAAAGCAGGAAAACTACACCGTCCTGCCAATTCCTTATGAAAATGGGACACTATTAATCTGCACACTTCGCGAGAATGCCAGTCACTCTATTCCGTTCATTACCTATGCATTGCAAGTCTTTCAAAACGGAAAGGAATCACTAATAGCAACGAAGGAAGAACAACAATGGAAAGATTCAGTTATCATGTTTAATGAAAATATTATGCGCTCCCAAACATTCAACGAAGCCTGCGAAAATATTACAGAAGGATTTGTCAATTACTTACCATTTGAGCGCTGTGCGCTTTTTTCCTATTCGATGAATGACCAGATTGGTGTTGGGTTATTTGGACATCGCCTTAATAATAAAGCAATTCAAAGTATAACGGAAGAAATCGGAAATTTGCCTGTCATTCAGGACAGCTTGCAAATCCTGCAAGTTTTCGCCCAAAACATGAACTACCTGCAGCCGGTTTATGTAAAGGACGCTTCTTTAGGATTTCCGGAACAATACATTAAACAATTTGAATTACAATCAGTGGTCATTGCCCCCATCTTTACATCCGCTCATAAGCTGCTAGGTGCCGCTATACTTGATCAGGGAGCTGGAAAAGAATTCAAGATTTCCCAAGACACGTTTTCCGCCCTCATTAAGTTCGGACAAAGTGCTGGCGAAATTTTGCAGAAATATCATATAGAAAATCCAAAGCAGTCAAAAACAGAAGCTATCCATTTTTCACCGCGTGAAATCGAGGTTCTCAAGTTAATGGCGGAAGGTGCATCAACAAGTGAAGCTGCGAATTCCCTTAATTTGAGTGAATATACTGTACGGGATTATATATCTGCCATCATGCAAAAGATGGAAGCAAAAAACCGGACAGAAGCGGTTGCCAGAGCAATACGCGATGGACAAATTTAA
- a CDS encoding DUF6230 family protein → MEKNYIEVIMLERETNLTIGKTIKKKFIIAFLTGFLALGGLLAVFGFSGTAFALPLGGIGDFYVEFDELNGTGFKLMPHMGETGNSDAEPMVRNVIDEVEITNLHIYKDIKMPTGQWVRFHIRANGKTTISGLIQDARLIDADLSFNKLAIKEKNTDDYTKNWSQNADSITIKDATLVTDYLFQQAVSLQGAKISVEKIDKPKTTRK, encoded by the coding sequence ATGGAAAAAAATTATATAGAGGTGATTATGTTGGAGAGAGAAACAAATTTAACAATAGGGAAAACAATAAAGAAAAAGTTTATAATTGCTTTTTTAACCGGATTTTTAGCTCTAGGCGGGCTTCTTGCAGTGTTTGGTTTTTCCGGAACCGCATTTGCTTTGCCGCTTGGAGGAATTGGCGACTTCTATGTTGAGTTTGATGAATTGAATGGAACCGGATTTAAATTGATGCCACATATGGGTGAGACAGGAAATTCTGATGCAGAGCCGATGGTGCGAAATGTAATTGATGAAGTGGAGATTACTAATTTGCACATCTATAAAGATATTAAAATGCCTACTGGTCAATGGGTTCGCTTCCATATCAGAGCTAATGGCAAAACAACAATCAGCGGCTTGATTCAGGATGCCCGCTTAATTGATGCCGATTTAAGTTTTAATAAACTGGCGATTAAGGAGAAAAACACTGATGACTATACAAAAAATTGGTCACAAAATGCTGATTCAATCACGATTAAAGATGCCACATTGGTAACAGATTATCTATTCCAGCAAGCAGTTAGCTTACAAGGGGCTAAAATATCAGTTGAAAAAATTGATAAGCCAAAAACCACTCGTAAATAA
- a CDS encoding DUF6114 domain-containing protein: protein MNKREAWALKRTEKKEEKLQRKYMKLSKAGRFKRWRNRRPFWGATLTVLAALVILYIPIHLYAIAFIPGSLVFVGFLFGGLLLIVGSFAYVYPQFSTVFGVISIFLSVLSVMGALGGFIVGSILGIIAGSLCIGWERREVVYQKNQQRKQGGGLKKVQSSDKEKQAQAAQA, encoded by the coding sequence ATGAATAAAAGAGAAGCATGGGCACTTAAAAGGACAGAAAAAAAAGAAGAAAAGTTACAGCGTAAATATATGAAACTATCGAAAGCTGGTAGGTTTAAACGATGGAGAAACCGCCGGCCGTTTTGGGGAGCTACGTTAACTGTATTAGCTGCGCTTGTGATTTTATATATTCCAATACATTTATACGCGATTGCCTTTATTCCTGGCAGTCTTGTATTTGTAGGATTTTTATTTGGCGGCTTACTATTAATTGTCGGAAGTTTTGCGTATGTATACCCACAGTTTTCTACAGTTTTTGGTGTTATTTCGATATTTTTATCGGTATTGTCTGTGATGGGAGCATTGGGCGGCTTTATAGTTGGCAGTATTCTCGGGATTATTGCCGGTTCGCTTTGCATTGGCTGGGAGAGAAGAGAGGTAGTGTACCAAAAAAACCAACAGCGCAAACAGGGCGGAGGTTTGAAAAAAGTACAATCATCTGATAAGGAAAAGCAAGCACAAGCTGCCCAAGCATAA
- a CDS encoding aspartate/glutamate racemase family protein — protein MKTIGLVGGMSWGSSVEYYRQINQKVGNLVGGLVSAECILYSVNFDEVEKLQRNGQWEKASDMLCNIAKKLEFAGADCIVICTNTMHKVADKVKEVLNVPLIHIGDATAEAILKDKISKIGLLGTRYTMEGDFYYDKLVIRGIQVVTPEEMARKELNRIIFEELCQGSFQQNSKETIQAMIEELRLAGAKAIVLGCTEIPLIIKQADSSLPIYNTLDIHVSKAVEFALK, from the coding sequence TTGAAAACAATCGGGCTTGTTGGTGGTATGAGTTGGGGATCGTCAGTAGAATATTATCGACAAATTAATCAGAAAGTCGGCAATCTGGTTGGCGGTCTAGTTTCCGCTGAATGCATTTTGTATAGTGTAAATTTCGATGAGGTAGAAAAGTTACAGCGAAATGGTCAATGGGAAAAAGCATCAGACATGTTATGCAATATCGCAAAAAAGTTGGAATTTGCTGGTGCTGATTGTATTGTTATTTGTACGAATACCATGCATAAAGTTGCAGATAAAGTAAAAGAGGTGCTTAACGTACCACTTATTCATATTGGGGATGCAACTGCGGAGGCGATATTAAAGGATAAAATTTCTAAAATCGGATTACTTGGAACGCGCTACACAATGGAGGGTGATTTTTACTATGATAAACTGGTTATCCGCGGAATCCAGGTTGTTACACCTGAAGAGATGGCGCGGAAAGAATTAAACCGAATTATTTTTGAGGAGTTATGTCAAGGGAGTTTTCAACAGAACTCCAAAGAAACAATTCAGGCAATGATTGAGGAATTGCGATTAGCAGGAGCTAAGGCGATTGTGCTTGGTTGCACGGAGATCCCATTGATTATTAAACAAGCAGATAGTTCATTGCCGATCTACAATACCTTGGACATACATGTATCAAAAGCTGTTGAATTTGCACTTAAATAA
- a CDS encoding CynX/NimT family MFS transporter codes for MGEQISRMKKDSTRFYRVLLVIGIIFVAFNLRPAITSVGPVIGIIRDDIGLSNWSVGLLTSLPLIAFACMSPLAPRLGNRYSNERTLLMGLILLFIGLMIRSASVLILLFAGTIFIGLGIAICNVLLPGVIKEKFPAKVALMTSLYSTAMGIFAATASGLSVPLAHSANWGWQLALLFWTIPAVIGIIIWVYLTNQRKTEQSVEMKFVQPANNQMWRSSVAWQVACYMGLQSFLFYVTVSWLPEILHDYGVSMATAGWMLSFTQFIGLPASFFVPVIANKFKSQSLIVVVLTSFAICGYSGLLFGESYAIMIVSIICIGIALSGSFSLALAFLGMRARSARQAAELSGMAQALGYTLAAVGPMFIGFLFDITHAWSVPLITLIGVAVLVAIFGFGAGRNRFVMD; via the coding sequence ATGGGTGAACAAATTAGTAGGATGAAAAAGGATTCAACGAGATTCTATCGGGTATTGTTGGTTATTGGTATCATATTTGTGGCATTTAATCTTCGGCCAGCCATTACATCAGTTGGACCTGTAATCGGGATAATTCGTGATGATATTGGCTTATCAAACTGGAGTGTCGGCCTGTTAACAAGTTTACCGCTGATTGCTTTTGCGTGTATGTCGCCGCTAGCTCCAAGACTTGGAAATCGGTATAGTAATGAACGGACATTATTAATGGGACTTATTTTATTATTTATTGGTTTAATGATCCGTTCCGCTTCAGTGTTGATTCTACTCTTTGCCGGAACCATTTTTATTGGTCTTGGCATTGCCATTTGTAATGTACTATTGCCGGGTGTTATCAAGGAAAAGTTTCCTGCCAAAGTTGCATTAATGACAAGTTTGTATTCAACAGCAATGGGAATCTTTGCCGCGACAGCATCGGGGCTGAGTGTACCTTTAGCTCACAGTGCAAACTGGGGGTGGCAGCTTGCATTATTATTTTGGACAATACCCGCTGTCATCGGAATCATTATTTGGGTCTATTTGACCAACCAAAGAAAAACAGAACAGTCTGTTGAGATGAAGTTTGTACAGCCGGCTAATAATCAGATGTGGCGTTCTAGTGTCGCGTGGCAGGTTGCTTGTTATATGGGTTTACAATCGTTTTTGTTTTATGTAACTGTCTCCTGGCTTCCTGAAATTCTACATGATTATGGTGTCAGTATGGCAACTGCTGGATGGATGCTTTCTTTTACTCAATTTATTGGTTTGCCGGCGAGCTTTTTTGTTCCCGTGATTGCAAATAAATTTAAATCACAAAGTCTAATTGTGGTTGTACTAACTTCTTTCGCCATTTGCGGGTACAGCGGCCTGCTGTTTGGCGAATCGTATGCGATTATGATTGTCAGTATCATCTGTATAGGTATTGCTCTCAGCGGCAGTTTCAGCCTTGCCTTGGCTTTTTTAGGTATGCGTGCACGATCTGCCAGACAGGCTGCAGAACTTTCCGGAATGGCACAGGCACTTGGCTACACACTGGCAGCGGTTGGGCCAATGTTTATTGGATTTTTATTTGATATTACCCACGCATGGTCAGTCCCGTTGATTACATTGATTGGTGTCGCGGTCTTGGTGGCAATTTTCGGGTTCGGGGCAGGACGGAACAGGTTTGTAATGGATTAG
- a CDS encoding MFS transporter, producing the protein MSSMQYTIKDFYFWKITMCLALASFFVFASMYAVQPLLPVFVKQFGVAVSTSSLSISLTIIGLIIGLIVLGFLSDRNGRTFYIKFALVGSIIPFLLIPLTDSFFILLLLRFIQGFALAGLPAASIAYISEEIDRRSASVAVALYISSNALGGMMGRVVTGYITDHYAWETAFYFLAVVGVVVLIAVFLTLPKSNRFEATNLSFSRDIEAFLFHLKNPRLLLVFGLGIVLQFSFTGLWTYLPFYLDGPPFSLSLQAISYTFFAYGLGVVGSPFAGWLAGKFGLRIVRICGVITFGTGIFLTLSDSLVMLVIGLCVGCLGFFTAHSLSAASVSEQATHHKGSASSLYLVSYYVGVALGSTAVGPLYGAAGWLGLVLFAGLLPIIYIIFVTVLTKRWA; encoded by the coding sequence GTGAGTTCTATGCAATATACAATAAAAGACTTTTATTTTTGGAAAATAACAATGTGTTTGGCATTAGCATCCTTCTTTGTTTTTGCCAGTATGTATGCTGTTCAACCGCTGCTTCCGGTATTTGTTAAACAATTTGGTGTTGCGGTTTCTACGTCCAGCCTATCGATATCATTAACTATTATTGGATTAATTATTGGGTTAATCGTGTTAGGGTTTCTTTCTGACCGGAATGGGCGAACGTTTTATATTAAATTCGCATTGGTCGGATCGATTATTCCATTTCTCCTAATACCATTAACAGACTCTTTTTTCATCCTTCTCTTATTACGGTTTATACAAGGATTTGCATTGGCAGGTCTGCCGGCAGCATCGATTGCGTATATCAGTGAGGAGATTGACCGAAGAAGTGCAAGTGTTGCTGTAGCATTGTATATTTCAAGCAATGCCCTCGGCGGGATGATGGGACGAGTCGTAACTGGTTATATAACCGATCATTATGCATGGGAAACTGCCTTTTACTTCCTCGCCGTTGTGGGTGTTGTTGTTTTAATAGCTGTATTTTTGACGTTACCGAAATCAAACCGGTTTGAGGCAACCAACCTTTCTTTCTCGCGGGACATTGAGGCGTTTTTATTTCATTTAAAAAATCCTAGGCTGCTATTAGTGTTTGGTCTTGGTATTGTTCTGCAATTTTCATTTACTGGTCTTTGGACATATTTACCCTTTTATCTGGATGGTCCACCATTTTCCCTTTCTTTACAAGCTATTTCCTATACCTTTTTTGCTTATGGGTTAGGGGTAGTGGGATCACCTTTTGCGGGATGGCTTGCGGGTAAGTTTGGGCTGCGAATCGTAAGAATATGTGGTGTGATCACATTTGGTACAGGTATATTCTTAACGTTAAGTGATTCATTAGTAATGCTGGTTATTGGATTATGTGTTGGCTGCCTGGGATTCTTTACAGCCCACTCTCTATCAGCGGCATCAGTCAGTGAGCAGGCGACACATCATAAAGGCAGTGCGTCAAGTTTATATCTTGTGTCCTATTATGTTGGCGTTGCGCTTGGCAGCACAGCAGTTGGTCCCTTATATGGCGCAGCAGGCTGGTTGGGCCTGGTGCTGTTCGCAGGTTTACTTCCAATTATTTATATTATTTTTGTAACTGTCTTAACAAAGCGATGGGCTTAA